CCGGTCCATATAGTAGGAGAGTTTGCCGCTGAATATTTTGTGGGCACACAGGGATGAAGCGAAATCCTCCGGAGTCACGAAGCAGGAGGGCTTGGCTACCGGATGAACGGTGGTTTCCTCTAATACAGAGGCGACGAATTGGGAACAGAAATAGGCGTTCTCCCGGTCAATCCGGATGTTCAGCAGCACCCCGACCAGACCGAGCAGGTGATATTTATAACGCTCCTGATTCTGCATCATACCCTGGACATGGTTATACATAGTATTGTACTCTTCCTCACTGACTCTGAGCTGGTAGATGGCACAGTCTGCACTGTTGTAGAACGGATGGATGAAGTTCTCATGGATAAGTCCGGCGATAAACGGGTTGTACACTTTTTTCCGGCCGAAGCTGTAGACCTCACGCAGCTCACTGTCAAAAGCAATCGAGGCATGATTCAGCTCCGCTTTGGTGAACCATTTAATAATTCCGCTGAAGGCCGTGCCTGTTCCGGTCAGCACAATATAAATGTCTCTGTTTGCAGTCATCTTCTGAATTCCTTTCTGCTGGAAATTATGGATAATCCGGCTAAAATTCCGCTGTAGTACTTCCATCTTACTGTATAAATCCGCTTTGTAAAACAAACTTTAGTCTTAATTAGAAACTAGACTTAAGGCTAAGTCTCTTCATTCCTGTCTTGCATCTTCAAGAGCGGCGTAAATCTGGCATAGGAGTGCATAGACTCGGCAGAAGCCGCTAAATATAAGCTGCAGCAAAAACAATTGGAAATGCTTCCACTTCCGTGATACAATAATAGTCAAAATGACATTCTTGATTTGAGGAGGATTATTTTAATGACTGAACAAGCAAAAGATCAAGCCATTCATAAAGAAGAAAACTCAACGGTGGACAACCTGGCCATCACTACGATCCGTACACTTGCCATTGATGCCATTGAAAAAGCAAATTCAGGACATCCGGGTATGCCAATGGGTTCCGCACCTATGGGATACCAATTGTTCGCCAAGACCATGAATCATAACCCGGACCATCCGACTTGGGTCAACCGTGACCGTTTCGTATTGTCTGCCGGACATGGCTCCATGCTCCTCTACAGCCTGCTGCACCTCAGCGGCTATGATCTGCCTATGGAAGAATTGAAGCAGTTCCGCCAATGGGGCAGCTTAACTCCAGGACATCCGGAAGTCGGCCACACTGCCGGTGTAGATGCAACAACAGGTCCGCTTGGACAAGGTATTGGTATGGCTGTAGGTATGGCAATGGCTGAAGCTCAGCTGGGTGCCACTTATAATAAAGATGAACATAACGTGATTGACCATTATACGTACGCCATCTGCGGCGACGGTGATTTGATGGAAGGGATCTCTTCCGAATCCGCTTCGCTTGCCGGACACCTGAAGCTGGGCAAACTAATTGTAATGTACGATTCGAATGATATCTCTCTCGATGGCAAGCTGAACCTTGCATTCTCCGAGAATGTAGCTAAGCGTTTTGAAGCTTACGGCTGGCAGGTTCTGCGCGTAGAAGACGGTAACGATCTTCCTGCACTGGCTAAGGCTCTTGAAGAGGCTCAGGCAGACAGCAGCAAACCGACACTGATCGAAGTGAAGACGGTCATCGGCTACGGCAGCCCGAACAAGCAAGGTAAAGGCGGCCACGGCGGTACTCACGGCTCCCCGCTGGGTGCTGATGAAACGAAGCTGACGAAGGCATACTACAAATGGGTATATGAAGAAGATTTCTATGTACCGGATGAAGTACGCGCCAGCTTTGCTGAAGTAAAAGCCAAAGGAATCGCCGCCAACAAGGCATGGGACGATAAATTTGCAGCCTACAAAAAAGCATACCCTGAGCTTGCTGCACAGCTCGAAACTGCACTGAACGGTGAGCTTCCTGCAGGCTGGGATGCTAATCTGCCATTCTACAAAGCAGAAGACAAAGCTGTATCTACCCGTGTGGCTTCCGGTAATGCACTGAACGGCTTGACTGGCGGTATCCCGCAGCTGGTTGGGGGTTCTGCCGATCTGGAGAGCTCGACCATGACGCACTTGAACGGTCTGTCCCAGTTCACCTCCGAATCCTATGACGGCCGTAATATCTACTTCGGCGTACGTGAATTCGGTATGGCCGCAGCTATGAATGGTATTGCACTGCACAGCGGTCTTAAGGTATTCGGCGGTACGTTCTTCGTCTTCACAGATTACCTGCGTCCGGCTGTCCGTCTGGCTTCCATCATGAAGCTGCCGGTAACTTATGTGCTTACTCATGACAGTATCGCTGTCGGTGAAGACGGTCCTACCCATGAGCCGATTGAGCAGCTTGCTTCCCTGCGTATCATTCCGGGGCTGACGGTCATTCGTCCGGCTGACGCCAACGAGACCTCTGCAGCTTGGGCATACGCTATGGAGAATACAGCCAATCCGGTAGCACTGGTACTGACCCGTCAGAACCTGCCGATCCTGGCTGGAACCGTAGACGGTGTGCGCGATAACATCAAACGCGGCGGTTATGTGGTCTCTGATTCCAAGAACGGTACTCCGCAGGCACAGATCATTGCTACAGGCTCTGAAGTACAGCTGGCGGTTAAGGCTCAGGCTGCGCTCTCCGAAGAAGGCATTGATGTTCGTGTCATCAGCTTGCCGAGCTGGGATCTGTTCGAGAAGCAGGATAAAGCATACCGCGATTCCGTTATCCTGCCTGAAGTGAAAGCCCGTCTGGCTATCGAAATGGCGCAAACCTTCGGCTGGGAACGTTATACAGGCGACCAGGGCGACATTCTGGGAATCACTACCTTTGGCGCTTCCGCCCCTGGCGACACCGTAATCAGAGAATATGGCTTCACTGTAGAAAATGTAGTCAGCCGCGTAAAAGCGCTGCTATAATAGACGGATCTAAGAACAAAGGGGAGAATAAGCATATGAGTCAGTTCACCAACGCGACAATTCAAAAAGCAGCCAATATTTATTACGACGGAAAAGTGACCAGCCGTACAGTTACACTGGAAGACGGCACTAAGGTGACACTCGGCATTATGCTGCCTGGCGTATACGAATTCGGCACAGATGGCCCTGAGACGATGGAGATTCTCTCCGGCAATCTGAAGGTGCTGCTTCCCGGCACTGAGGTGTGGAAGGACATTGACGGAGCGGAGACCTTCCATGTTCCCGGCAACTCCAAATTTGCCCTGGAAGTATTCGCATTAACTGATTATTGCTGTTCTTACCCGATTGTGTAATTCAAAGCATAGTAACGAAGAAAGATCCCGGCAGCTCTAGTTGCCGGGATCTTTTTTTAAAAGATAAGAATTTATATGCTTCGCGCTATAATTATCCTTCTATTTCTCGCTGAAACGGTACCGTCCCTTAAAAGGACGGCAATGCCGTTTCCACAATTCGACAAAAGATAAATAAAACTTATCTATTATTGACGAAATATGCACATTCTCATATACTTCCATTATTCGAGAGATTCACTCTCTCAGCTAGCCATGCTAGTAAATAGATATAGGAGTTGGGGATGTGAGAAGGTCAGGCTTGCGTAAGGAAATACATACGGTTATTTGGTTTTCGCTCAGTTTCATGTTGCTAGCATCGTTATTCGTAACAGCAGGACGGGTACATGCAGCGGCAAATATTGTGAACCCCAATCAGGTCTATTCTTACACTATTATGCAGAGGGATATTGAAAGATTAGCGGCGGAGTACCCCGATCTGGTATCTATGGAATCTCTGGGGAAGAGTCCGTATGGCCGGCAGCTGTGGGCGGTGAAGCTGGGGAGAGGAGAGTCCGTGCTGTTTCTTAACGGCTCTCATCATGCCAGAGAATGGATGACAAGCTCATTATTGATGAAATTGATCGACACTTACGCCCAGGCTTATGATACTAATGTGAGAATAGGCAACTATAACGTCCGTGACTTACTGGATGAAGTTAGCATTTGGGTCGTTCCGATGGTGAATCCGGATGGAGTTACCTTGTCTCAGCAAGGTACAGCAGGCTTACCGGCTGATCTGGCCCAGATGCTGCGTAAGTATAACAAGAACAGCACTAATTTTACCCGCTGGAAAGCCAATATGCAGGGCATTGACCTTAACCGCCAGTATCCGGCGAACTGGAATACGATTAGGGATGCGGTTTCATTTCCTTCGTATCAGAATTATAAGGGAAATAGGCCGGGGCAGGCTCCAGAAGTGCAGCTGATGATGAATTTTACAGAACAGATTGATCCGGAAGTTACGATTTCCTACCATAGCTCCGGTGAAATCATATTCTGGAACTTCAAGACGCTCAGC
This genomic interval from Paenibacillus sp. FSL H8-0332 contains the following:
- the tkt gene encoding transketolase, which gives rise to MTEQAKDQAIHKEENSTVDNLAITTIRTLAIDAIEKANSGHPGMPMGSAPMGYQLFAKTMNHNPDHPTWVNRDRFVLSAGHGSMLLYSLLHLSGYDLPMEELKQFRQWGSLTPGHPEVGHTAGVDATTGPLGQGIGMAVGMAMAEAQLGATYNKDEHNVIDHYTYAICGDGDLMEGISSESASLAGHLKLGKLIVMYDSNDISLDGKLNLAFSENVAKRFEAYGWQVLRVEDGNDLPALAKALEEAQADSSKPTLIEVKTVIGYGSPNKQGKGGHGGTHGSPLGADETKLTKAYYKWVYEEDFYVPDEVRASFAEVKAKGIAANKAWDDKFAAYKKAYPELAAQLETALNGELPAGWDANLPFYKAEDKAVSTRVASGNALNGLTGGIPQLVGGSADLESSTMTHLNGLSQFTSESYDGRNIYFGVREFGMAAAMNGIALHSGLKVFGGTFFVFTDYLRPAVRLASIMKLPVTYVLTHDSIAVGEDGPTHEPIEQLASLRIIPGLTVIRPADANETSAAWAYAMENTANPVALVLTRQNLPILAGTVDGVRDNIKRGGYVVSDSKNGTPQAQIIATGSEVQLAVKAQAALSEEGIDVRVISLPSWDLFEKQDKAYRDSVILPEVKARLAIEMAQTFGWERYTGDQGDILGITTFGASAPGDTVIREYGFTVENVVSRVKALL
- a CDS encoding pyrimidine/purine nucleoside phosphorylase, with product MSQFTNATIQKAANIYYDGKVTSRTVTLEDGTKVTLGIMLPGVYEFGTDGPETMEILSGNLKVLLPGTEVWKDIDGAETFHVPGNSKFALEVFALTDYCCSYPIV